A region from the Pseudonocardia petroleophila genome encodes:
- a CDS encoding GNAT family N-acetyltransferase, whose product MAIAAVRAATPADVPEIVRIQGDTWEAAYAAFVPAEALAQLRGPGARAAWTAAVGADAGHVLVATEGDWTVGFLAAAVAMPPEGAASPDQAWGEIGALLVEPRWGRRGHAGRLLATAAEHLRGAGALYGLAWVPEPDEASRRFYARAGWEPDGGVRALDTGAGTLREIRLTGSLDLKLA is encoded by the coding sequence ATGGCCATCGCCGCGGTCCGTGCCGCCACGCCCGCCGACGTCCCCGAGATCGTGCGCATCCAGGGCGACACCTGGGAGGCCGCGTACGCCGCCTTCGTGCCCGCCGAGGCGCTGGCCCAGCTGCGCGGCCCGGGTGCCCGCGCCGCCTGGACCGCCGCCGTCGGGGCCGACGCGGGGCACGTGCTGGTCGCGACGGAGGGCGACTGGACCGTCGGCTTCCTGGCGGCCGCGGTCGCGATGCCGCCCGAGGGCGCCGCCTCCCCCGACCAGGCGTGGGGCGAGATCGGCGCGCTGCTCGTCGAGCCGCGCTGGGGGCGCCGGGGGCACGCCGGGCGGCTGCTCGCCACGGCCGCGGAGCACCTGCGCGGCGCGGGGGCCCTGTACGGGCTGGCCTGGGTCCCCGAGCCCGACGAGGCGTCGCGCCGGTTCTACGCCCGCGCCGGCTGGGAGCCCGACGGCGGGGTGCGGGCCCTCGACACCGGCGCCGGGACGCTGCGCGAGATCCGACTGACGGGCTCGCTCGACCTCAAGCTCGCCTAG
- a CDS encoding EamA family transporter produces MQNRRVAWAALGVVYVLWGSTYLANRLIITDVPPLFSGGVRFLVGGGLLALVVALVAGPSALRMTRPQLATTALSGVLLPAWGNGIVTLGQQQVSSGLAALLIAAVPLYIVVLRAVTGDRPRAATIGGVAVGVAGLALLVLTGSTGTGGTVGSAWWGPWLILLAGLGWATGTFATTRLPVPPNPFALAAVQMLVGGAVLLAVSLGKGDRLDVAAVSPVAWWAWAYMAVVVSLGAFSAYAYALASLPVSTVATYAYVNPVIAVVLGALVVGERYSVLQLVGGGIVVLSVGLVIASERSAARHVAQPA; encoded by the coding sequence GTGCAGAACCGCCGTGTCGCCTGGGCCGCCCTCGGGGTGGTCTACGTCCTGTGGGGATCGACCTACCTCGCCAACCGCCTGATCATCACCGACGTGCCGCCGCTGTTCTCCGGCGGCGTGCGCTTCCTCGTCGGCGGCGGTCTCCTTGCGCTGGTCGTGGCGCTGGTGGCGGGACCGTCGGCGCTGCGGATGACGCGGCCGCAGCTGGCGACCACTGCGCTGTCCGGCGTCCTGCTCCCGGCGTGGGGCAACGGGATCGTCACGCTCGGGCAGCAGCAGGTGTCCTCCGGGCTCGCGGCCCTGCTCATCGCCGCCGTGCCGCTCTACATCGTCGTGCTGCGGGCGGTCACCGGCGACCGGCCGCGGGCGGCGACGATCGGCGGCGTGGCGGTCGGGGTCGCCGGGCTCGCGCTGCTGGTGCTGACCGGCTCGACGGGGACGGGCGGCACGGTCGGCAGCGCCTGGTGGGGGCCGTGGCTGATCCTGCTGGCCGGGCTGGGCTGGGCCACGGGCACGTTCGCGACGACGCGGCTGCCGGTGCCGCCCAACCCGTTCGCGCTGGCCGCGGTGCAGATGCTCGTCGGCGGGGCGGTGCTGCTGGCCGTCAGCCTGGGCAAGGGCGACCGGCTCGACGTCGCCGCGGTCTCGCCCGTCGCGTGGTGGGCGTGGGCGTACATGGCGGTCGTCGTCTCGCTGGGGGCGTTCAGCGCGTACGCCTACGCGCTGGCGTCGCTGCCGGTGTCGACGGTCGCGACCTACGCCTACGTCAACCCGGTCATCGCCGTGGTGCTCGGGGCGCTGGTGGTGGGGGAGCGCTACTCCGTGCTGCAGCTGGTCGGCGGGGGGATCGTGGTGCTGTCGGTGGGGCTGGTGATCGCCTCGGAGCGGTCGGCGGCGCGGCACGTGGCCCAGCCCGCCTGA
- a CDS encoding winged helix-turn-helix domain-containing protein codes for MTTETIGAPAARRAALAAQGFTDPVPTGPVTRRHLQRVLDRIRLLQLDSVNVAVRAHYMPVFSRLGPYARGLLDDAAWSHSARRPRLLVEYWAHEASLLPVADWPLLQSGAKRSGWWRHYGALVEGNPGLVDDVLAAVKELGPVGAGELEAALGGRSSPRPPGATWWERSDVKRICEYLFGTGALTTGTRRHFQRLYDLPERVLPPEVLAAGPADPEQSARTLVLRSASALGVATEPELRDYYRLGPTTSRRAVAELVDSGALAPVRVRGWPKQAYRLPGARVPRQVTGRALLCPFDPLIWERDRTERVFGFRYRIEIYVPEAKREYGYYVFPFLLDGELVARVDLKADRAAGVLRVPGAFAEPGAERPRVVAELAGALREMAEWLELDAVVVGERGDLAGPLAAALR; via the coding sequence ATGACGACGGAGACGATCGGGGCGCCGGCCGCCCGCCGGGCGGCGCTGGCCGCGCAGGGGTTCACCGACCCGGTCCCGACCGGCCCCGTCACCCGCCGCCACCTGCAGCGGGTGCTCGACCGGATCCGGCTGCTCCAGCTCGACTCGGTCAACGTGGCGGTGCGGGCGCACTACATGCCGGTGTTCAGCCGCCTCGGCCCGTACGCGCGGGGCCTGCTCGACGACGCCGCGTGGTCGCACTCGGCGCGGCGGCCCCGGCTGCTCGTCGAGTACTGGGCCCACGAGGCCAGCCTGCTCCCCGTCGCCGACTGGCCGCTGCTGCAGTCCGGGGCCAAGCGCAGCGGCTGGTGGCGGCACTACGGCGCGCTGGTGGAGGGCAACCCCGGCCTGGTCGACGACGTGCTGGCCGCGGTGAAGGAGCTGGGTCCGGTCGGGGCGGGGGAGCTGGAGGCGGCGCTGGGCGGGCGGTCGAGCCCGCGCCCGCCGGGGGCCACCTGGTGGGAGCGCTCGGACGTCAAGCGGATCTGCGAGTACCTGTTCGGCACCGGCGCGCTCACCACCGGCACCCGCCGGCACTTCCAGCGCCTCTACGACCTGCCCGAGCGCGTCCTGCCGCCCGAGGTGCTCGCGGCGGGCCCGGCCGACCCGGAGCAGTCGGCCCGCACGCTGGTGCTGCGCTCGGCGTCGGCGCTCGGGGTGGCCACCGAGCCCGAGCTGCGCGACTACTACCGCCTCGGGCCCACCACCAGCCGGCGGGCGGTGGCGGAGCTGGTCGACTCCGGCGCGCTGGCGCCGGTCCGGGTGCGCGGCTGGCCGAAGCAGGCCTACCGGCTGCCGGGCGCGCGGGTGCCGCGGCAGGTCACCGGCCGGGCCCTGCTCTGCCCGTTCGACCCCCTGATCTGGGAGCGCGACCGCACCGAGCGCGTCTTCGGCTTCCGCTACCGCATCGAGATCTACGTGCCCGAGGCGAAGCGCGAGTACGGCTACTACGTGTTCCCGTTCCTGCTCGACGGCGAGCTCGTGGCCCGGGTCGACCTCAAGGCCGACCGCGCCGCCGGGGTGCTCCGGGTGCCCGGCGCGTTCGCCGAGCCCGGCGCCGAGCGGCCCCGGGTGGTGGCCGAGCTGGCCGGGGCCCTGCGCGAGATGGCGGAGTGGCTCGAGCTCGACGCCGTGGTGGTGGGGGAGCGCGGCGACCTGGCGGGCCCCCTGGCCGCGGCCCTGCGCTGA
- a CDS encoding DUF4097 family beta strand repeat-containing protein produces the protein MSDFVDFTKDHFPEEGPATGPTVRQQSWPCDRPAELELTIDVGRIRVDLAPGDEVRVEVRHDPNAGGAVAQGIGGLMSWLGSGGAGFGIDPDQLVADAVRAAEITWSESGRLLVVRSSQELPLRVVPLAVTVTAPAGSRLAARTGSGDVTVGGTAGWAAVRTGSGRVELGPVDGDADVTTGSGDVEVGAVAGRGRVRTGSGGVRIAAVRGTTEVRASSGDVDVLEVAADLAVRTGSGTVAVRDARAGSLDLTTGSGDLRVGVHGGVHARLDLSSGSGRAVSELDVAAVAPADAGALSVKGRTGSGDVLVTRATVAA, from the coding sequence ATGAGCGACTTCGTGGACTTCACCAAGGACCACTTCCCGGAGGAGGGTCCCGCCACCGGGCCGACGGTGCGCCAGCAGTCCTGGCCGTGCGACCGGCCCGCGGAGCTGGAGCTGACCATCGACGTCGGCCGCATCCGCGTCGACCTCGCGCCCGGCGACGAGGTGCGCGTGGAGGTCCGCCACGACCCGAACGCGGGCGGCGCCGTGGCCCAGGGCATCGGCGGGCTGATGAGCTGGCTGGGCAGCGGCGGCGCCGGGTTCGGCATCGACCCCGACCAGCTCGTCGCCGACGCCGTGCGCGCCGCGGAGATCACCTGGTCGGAGAGCGGGCGGCTGCTCGTCGTGCGCTCGTCGCAGGAGCTGCCGCTGCGCGTCGTGCCGCTCGCGGTCACGGTGACCGCGCCAGCGGGCTCCCGGCTCGCGGCCCGCACCGGGTCCGGTGACGTCACGGTCGGCGGCACCGCGGGGTGGGCCGCCGTGCGCACCGGGTCGGGCCGGGTCGAGCTCGGCCCCGTCGACGGCGACGCCGACGTCACGACCGGCTCCGGCGACGTCGAGGTGGGGGCGGTGGCCGGGCGTGGGCGCGTCCGCACCGGCTCGGGCGGCGTGCGGATCGCCGCCGTGCGCGGCACCACGGAGGTGCGCGCGAGCAGCGGCGACGTCGACGTGCTGGAGGTGGCCGCCGACCTCGCCGTGCGCACCGGATCGGGCACCGTCGCCGTGCGCGACGCCCGCGCGGGCAGCCTCGACCTCACCACCGGCTCCGGCGACCTCCGGGTCGGCGTGCACGGCGGCGTCCACGCCCGGCTCGACCTGTCGTCGGGCTCGGGCCGGGCGGTCAGCGAGCTCGACGTAGCCGCGGTCGCCCCGGCCGACGCCGGTGCGCTGTCGGTGAAGGGCCGCACCGGCAGCGGCGACGTCCTGGTCACCCGGGCCACCGTCGCCGCCTGA
- a CDS encoding toxin-antitoxin system HicB family antitoxin — protein MDISQYVTRLREDLASAAAAGDEQTQRTAAVLGAAIEPAARLAMMNALSDLAAEVTAALGDRTVDVRLDGRDVRVVVSPDTHPAPEPEPRPRGFGGGGFGGADAGDISRITLRLVEQIKNQAEQAASSQGVSLNSWVAQAVQGALHGNQGGGARPGRDGHRIQGWVQG, from the coding sequence ATGGACATCAGCCAGTACGTCACCCGGCTCCGCGAGGACCTCGCGTCCGCCGCCGCGGCGGGCGACGAGCAGACACAGCGCACCGCCGCCGTGCTCGGCGCCGCGATCGAGCCCGCGGCGCGGCTCGCGATGATGAACGCCCTCTCCGACCTGGCCGCGGAGGTCACCGCGGCGCTCGGCGACCGCACCGTCGACGTCCGGCTCGACGGCCGCGACGTCCGCGTCGTCGTCTCGCCCGACACGCACCCGGCGCCCGAGCCCGAGCCGCGGCCCCGGGGCTTCGGGGGCGGGGGCTTCGGCGGCGCCGACGCCGGCGACATCAGCCGCATCACGCTGCGGCTGGTCGAGCAGATCAAGAACCAGGCCGAGCAGGCCGCGTCCTCGCAGGGGGTGTCGCTCAACTCCTGGGTGGCGCAGGCCGTGCAGGGCGCGCTGCACGGCAACCAGGGCGGCGGGGCCCGCCCGGGCCGCGACGGCCACCGGATCCAGGGATGGGTGCAGGGATGA
- the thyX gene encoding FAD-dependent thymidylate synthase, whose protein sequence is MPETVPLTVQLVAKTEFTAPPDVPWSTDADGGQALAEFAGRACYQSWGKPNPRTATNAGYLEHILEVGHLSVLEHGSVSFYLTGVSRSLTHELIRHRHFSYSQLSQRYVPERDASMVEPEVIAADPELHRLFADATAASVRAYEELLEGLEKRFADVPNATLRRKQARQAARAILPNATETKIVVTGNYRAWRHFIAMRATEHADVEIRALAIECLRQLHREVPNVFRDFEIAALDDGTEIASSPFVAEG, encoded by the coding sequence ATGCCCGAGACCGTGCCGCTCACCGTCCAGCTGGTGGCCAAGACGGAGTTCACGGCCCCTCCGGACGTGCCGTGGAGCACCGACGCCGACGGGGGCCAGGCGCTCGCCGAGTTCGCCGGACGCGCCTGCTACCAGTCCTGGGGCAAGCCGAACCCGAGGACGGCCACGAACGCGGGCTACCTGGAGCACATCCTCGAGGTCGGGCACCTGTCGGTGCTCGAGCACGGGTCGGTGAGCTTCTACCTCACGGGCGTCTCGCGCAGCCTCACCCACGAGCTGATCCGGCACCGGCACTTCTCCTACAGCCAGCTCTCCCAGCGCTACGTCCCCGAGCGCGACGCGTCGATGGTCGAGCCCGAGGTCATCGCGGCCGACCCGGAGCTGCACCGGCTCTTCGCCGACGCCACCGCCGCGTCGGTGCGGGCCTACGAGGAGCTGCTGGAGGGACTGGAGAAGCGCTTCGCCGACGTCCCCAACGCCACGCTGCGCCGCAAGCAGGCCCGGCAGGCGGCGCGGGCGATCCTGCCCAACGCCACCGAGACGAAGATCGTGGTCACCGGCAACTACCGCGCCTGGCGGCACTTCATCGCGATGCGCGCCACCGAGCACGCCGACGTCGAGATCCGGGCCCTGGCCATCGAGTGCCTGCGCCAGCTGCACCGCGAGGTGCCCAACGTCTTCCGCGACTTCGAGATCGCCGCGCTCGACGACGGCACCGAGATCGCCTCCAGCCCCTTCGTGGCGGAAGGCTGA
- a CDS encoding endonuclease/exonuclease/phosphatase family protein, which yields MVGQRERTPAVGGVAVTVLVAALPWAWFALRDAGPAADVVAIAMPLLAAAVVAVAAVAALVPGSRVRRLRAALFGLSALLVAVVAVVGPWVPAPTGAVAGRGVSVLGGNVDYQDTPTPAMIDLGADVVVAAELAPDTEDDLGEEYPHTAVGGPAQSPLGVFSRYPVRVLEDAGPELPGLRVLVEGPDGPFVLYALHIPRPWFGSSAEDYEVSVSEHYALAAAVAGRVRTETLPVVLVGDLNSTDRGRDYRALTGEVGLSDAVLEGWGGPTSVGKWLPLLGRIDHLLVSPAWCGDDGRRVELPGSSHRGVTATVGPCA from the coding sequence GTGGTCGGGCAGCGGGAGCGCACCCCCGCGGTGGGGGGCGTCGCCGTCACGGTGCTGGTCGCGGCCCTGCCCTGGGCGTGGTTCGCCCTGCGCGACGCGGGACCGGCGGCCGACGTCGTCGCCATCGCGATGCCGCTGCTGGCCGCCGCGGTCGTCGCGGTGGCCGCGGTGGCGGCGCTGGTGCCCGGCTCGCGCGTGCGGCGCCTGCGGGCCGCGCTGTTCGGGCTCTCGGCGCTGCTGGTCGCGGTCGTGGCGGTGGTGGGGCCGTGGGTGCCCGCCCCGACGGGCGCGGTCGCGGGGCGCGGCGTCAGCGTGCTGGGCGGCAACGTCGACTACCAGGACACCCCGACGCCCGCGATGATCGACCTCGGCGCCGACGTGGTGGTCGCGGCCGAGCTGGCCCCCGACACGGAGGACGACCTCGGCGAGGAGTACCCGCACACCGCCGTCGGCGGGCCGGCGCAGTCGCCGCTGGGGGTGTTCAGCCGGTACCCGGTCCGGGTCCTGGAGGACGCGGGGCCCGAGCTGCCGGGCCTGCGGGTCCTGGTCGAGGGACCCGACGGGCCGTTCGTCCTCTACGCGCTGCACATCCCGCGGCCGTGGTTCGGCAGCAGCGCGGAGGACTACGAGGTGTCGGTGTCGGAGCACTACGCGCTCGCCGCGGCCGTCGCCGGGCGCGTGCGGACCGAGACGCTGCCGGTCGTCCTCGTCGGCGACCTCAACAGCACCGACCGCGGTCGCGACTACCGGGCGCTCACCGGCGAGGTCGGGCTCTCCGACGCCGTGCTGGAGGGCTGGGGCGGGCCCACCTCGGTGGGCAAGTGGCTGCCGCTGCTCGGCCGGATCGACCACCTGCTGGTGAGCCCGGCCTGGTGCGGCGACGACGGGCGGCGCGTGGAGCTGCCCGGGTCCTCGCACCGCGGGGTCACGGCGACGGTCGGGCCGTGTGCGTAG
- a CDS encoding TIGR03085 family metal-binding protein, whose translation MSLATDERAAICDEFERVGPDRPTLCGDWDTRDLLAHLLVRERKPWAAPGILIAALAPVVERAMGSYADTPWEQMVGELRDGAPLWSPYRVGAVDDLANGGEYFVHHEDVRRGVPGWEPRPADPTRDAQLWALLLKMGRILHRASPVGLVVRRVGGEQYVLRTGPGLVTIVGEPAELVLHAFGRDAVRVELEGSPADVAALAGAPRGL comes from the coding sequence ATGAGCCTGGCCACCGACGAGCGTGCGGCGATCTGCGACGAGTTCGAGCGGGTGGGCCCGGACCGGCCCACCCTGTGCGGTGACTGGGACACCCGCGACCTGCTGGCCCACCTCCTCGTGCGCGAGCGCAAGCCGTGGGCGGCCCCGGGCATCCTCATCGCGGCGCTCGCCCCGGTCGTCGAGCGCGCGATGGGGTCCTACGCCGACACGCCGTGGGAGCAGATGGTCGGCGAGCTGCGCGACGGCGCGCCGCTGTGGTCGCCCTACCGCGTCGGCGCCGTCGACGACCTGGCGAACGGCGGGGAGTACTTCGTCCACCACGAGGACGTGCGGCGCGGGGTGCCCGGCTGGGAGCCGCGCCCGGCCGACCCGACGCGCGACGCCCAGCTCTGGGCGCTGCTGCTGAAGATGGGCCGGATCCTGCACCGCGCGAGCCCGGTCGGCCTGGTCGTGCGGCGGGTGGGCGGGGAGCAGTACGTGCTCCGCACCGGTCCCGGCCTCGTCACGATCGTCGGCGAGCCGGCCGAGCTCGTGCTGCACGCGTTCGGCCGCGACGCCGTGCGCGTCGAGCTGGAGGGCTCGCCCGCCGACGTCGCCGCACTGGCCGGGGCCCCGCGCGGGCTCTGA